The genomic window ACcaagttttttgcaaaaaaaacaacaattaaattcaCCAACTAATATGCTTGTATAcgattaaataaaaaatattatatataagtGATAAATTAGTCAAAGAGTATTGGAATGCCTACAAAAGGCTCACTTTTTCGGGGAACCCGCTTTGATACCTCTTTTATATGTGAATTTATGTCAACTACTGCTGCTTTGCAGAGTTTTCATTGAGCCAAGCTTTTTATGTTATACAATTTTTCCAGTGGCAATTAGTAAGCCAAAGCCCAATTTGTTTTGCCATCCactaattaaaacaaattgacGGATTTGTAAGCAAAGGTGAATGAAAACTATTCACATATTGCATAAtcacaaattgaaaacaagaAAGTACGTTATAGTCTGTATTTGATATCCGCAAAGCAAAAAACTATCTTAGATAAACCCCTGTAAGGGGGTAAaagggtatctgatagtcatATCACTCGACTCCAGCATTCCCCCGCGTTGTTAAGTGTGCCagcaacattttaaaaacGATGGgttcataatttaaatttatttatgcactcTTCTCGCGAACCACAATTTTGCgggaaataatattttaattagcccAAATACCAACGGCGGGTGGGGAGGTGGTTGGACCTGGAAAATAAACTACGAATATCAGAGTCCtgcaaacaacattttgtatgCATATCAGAAATAGCAATTACTGCCTGGCAACATTTTGCCGTCCCCGAAAGCCGGTCCCCAACCATTATTTCGATTCCATTGCATGAGGAATGGCCACATCGTCATCCGagtctgtgtgtctgtgcaGTGGAATGTTCAATGGTGCTATGGCATTAACGTTCAAAAGTCAATTAGTGGTTTTTATAAATGTGATTAAATTAAGTGACAGTGTTGTTTactgtttttcgatttttggcTATTAGcttgcatttttattggccTAACATTACTCCGTAAATTGGCTTACCGGGCCACACAGCGGTTATATTGAACTTTAATTGGGCGAggtaaattggaaaatttctCGACAACGGACCATTTACACCTGCATGTGAATCACATACTTATAATGGTTGACCATATCTGTTGGTACATTCCacaagctgcaaaaaaaaaaattgtcacTCCCCTTTCCCTGCTAagtaatgggtatctgatagttgACTGgatcgctctctctctctcttttacTTTGTGAGGAGGGGAAATGTACAATGTATTCTTAAGTCAGCCCACTTGGGGCCTAAAAAAATTGCCTTAGCGAAAAGATCGTAGATCCTTACGCTGGGCGAGCTAttggttttagttttcaaCTAGCAATAATCGCAGCTCAGTTGCAACTTCATTGCTTGCGATGTTGCCACTGCACAAGGTTGTTGATGCcaccaaatgcaaatgcttgCCTGCTCCAAGCGGAGTCTGTTAAAACAGTTTGGGAATTAGAAGTATGAATCTATCAAAAGAAGTAGACAACCCGTTCGACAAGAGTGCCACCTCCTATATCCAGTTGCCAATCGGTCAACCCTTAAATTCAGTTGCCCATTTGCAAGGACTTGCTCCCGGTCACTGTGAGCATTGAGAAAGTTGACCAGTGCTGAAACGGGTCTTCCCAGctattgcatttttatgacCTTCGAAGGCGCCTGGACCCGTTCGATGACGAGCATTGCCCGCATCGAGTCCGCAACTCAGAGAGCCCTGGGGACCAACATAAAAGGGAATAGAATGGAAATGGCAGTTGCAGTGCAAAGGGTCAAGTGTTTGCCTGCGCCCGACTCAGATACTTGGATTATGCGAGTTAAGCCGCTTGGCCGCAAGCCGGCCAAATTGTAAGCGGCTTTAAGGTAGTTGTCTGCCGATTTGGCCTTAAAGTTCAGAGCCACTCAGCACATCAGCATTCCAGCCGAGACGGCCATGTCCTTCGAATTTTGCGAACCGAAAGCCAGGACGAAACCGAAAAGCCGACGATTAACAAAGGAGTCCGCTGGCCCGCGAAATGGACAAGCATTGCGCTTTGTAATTTAAATGGCTCTTTTATGGTGGCGGCcataaaatgtacaaataagGGTTAATTATGTCCCGGTAGTTGACGCCAAGCATGCCAACATAAGATGCCCAAATTTGTGGGGTGCAATTGGGTCACGGGAATGTAAATAAGTGCGAGTTTAAACGAATTTTATGCTTTCTTACGCTCACTCAACCGAACCAAataaatacgagtatatgtattttctttttcagctttAAGTTGTTAAAGCTGATTATAAACTATGGTGTGTGAAGGACTCAAATCCCCGTACGTGCTCTAAAAATTTGAATCTGTGGAAAGAGAAGAAAGCCCTTCTCATTAAATGGGGCTTATGGCTTGAACTGCCTACAAATCAGTTAACGCACCACTTTCTCGGCTTCTGTCGAAAGTGACAGGCCCACCAGCTTATTAACCCTTGTCAGCAACGCCCCCGGGCAGCAAATCGCTAAACGGATGTTGGCCCTGTATACACGGCAGGCAACAACTTCaacatggccaacaaaagctacgtttttttttaccaaaaaaaGACGCCGTAAAAAGCAGACTCACTCGATTGCCTCATCGACGAACCGGAAACAATTGACTCGATTACccggcaaacaaaaacaacttgcCAACATAAACATGACATACCAataaaggcaacaaaaaaaggacaaCCGAACAGaaaccacacacaaaaacattgTGGAAAGTGCAAAGAGTGCGTGTGAATGGATGTCGAATGGTCGGGGACTTGGGTTAAATGTGGGTCGACCTCTGTTTAGTTTTCCGGAGTCCTTTGCACTAGATTTTCGCCCATCGGTCTAAGGACTTTTTTGACAGGGTTTTCTACTCgctttgatttcatttgatttgatttgaataaATGTGTTTGACTCCTCACCCTTTTATTCGAATTGTTTACGCTGCTGCGAATGCTCCAACCACATTAAACTATTCtgtgttattgttatttatgccacaattttcactttcttttttttgagTTTGTAAAAACGTTTCTAAAAACCACAAACGGTTTTAttgtctgtgtgttttttattgCGGATGAAATATTAATTGGTATTTATGGGCCAGCATGCATTTTGCATACATACTGATACAAGGCGATTTGTGTTCTTGTCATGTTCCTCGCCAATAAAGtcaaataatttgtattagATAGGCAAACGTGTGTGTAAAGTGTGTTCATACGCATATGTCAAGTATTAGGGTTTATTAACTACccttaaatttatttaaattcaatttgaagtccttgattttgatttgtaaGTTTTGCATTTAGCTGAGTTACTGGTATATTTCTgtatatttcttattttcacATAAACGTACATAGATTCTTTTATTACAAAACTATCTTTCCATTCTTAGAAATAAGCAAGTCTTTCGCAAAGAACTTCCAAAGGATCCCATCTAAAATATCATTATTCTAACCTAAATTGTATTTCACTGAATGTACGCAAGCCTCTTCACTTCTCTACTTCTCAAGTCGCCTGgtcttttttttctttttcgcacTGGAAGCACTTGTAATTTGCTCCAGCGATGAGTAACCCGTAGAAGTTGAGTCCCGACTCTGTCGATAGGTGTGCAGGGGCTTTCTGGTCAACCAGAATCGAATCACAAAGTAAAACTCCGCCTTCAGTGCCAGCATAGGTGGAATCTGAAATGGATACGCATATGAGTATAAAACTAAGTGGCCACCCAGGAAGTTGGGTGCATACCTTCTCCTTCACCGAAATGCGCTGCACGTGCCACAAAAACTCGGCGACACCGATCACAAGTCCCACAATCACGCCGACGATCAGCACCACGAAGAGTCCACTCAGCGAATCCATATCGAACTGGCCATCATCGATGGTCGGGAGATTCGAGTCGCAGATGCTCTCATTGCTGGTGAACCATTTGTTTCGCAGCTTGAAGAGCTCACCCCTCTCGCTGAGCCGCAGGATTCCCACGCTGAGATTGGACCGAAAGTCGGCGTCTGTTGGAAAATGTCGGTGAAAATAGATAAGAATGTTTATTAATCGGAGTTACTTACTCAACGGCACTGCAATGCCATAGTGCTTCTCGCCGAAACTTTCCCCGATTTGGGTTAGCTCGCAGTTGCGCTCAACGTAGTACTGCAGATTGGTGGTCTCCATCAGGAAGGCGTAGGTTCCCTTGCTCAGCTTCACCCGATCCACGCCCTCCTCGTTGTTCTTGGTGAAGGCATCCGGCTTGAAGGACAACATCTTGTTCCACGCCATCCGGTTTTCGGTGTCGTTCGATTCCGAGAAGTACACCGACGTAGCACCGCCACGTATGGTGCCAAATTGCACCTTGTTCTGGTCCACCAAATCGTGCAGGGAGCCTATATCGCCAGCAATCTTAGCGGAGGTTATAAAGGCAGCCAACTTGGCGATGTATGTCTGCGAGATTAGCAAGGCAAAGATCCACCAGAAGGCTGTCAGCAAACGCATTGGAACGCCCCTGAATAGAAAGGTGCATTTGGATTATTGTCTCTCTCCTAGTAGCTAGTATGAGATCTTCCACTTGCCTGGGCAAAAGATCGCAGCCTTGATTGAGTATTGAGCCCAGCACCAGCCACATGGTGTTACTCAGATGCCAGATGTTCTGCCGCTCCAGCTCGTGATTCACATTCTCCACTGGCTGATCCCACTCGAATTGGTCTATGCGACCGGTGAAAATCAAGGCGAAGGCCGTGATCATCATGGCAATCATTACGAACAGCCAAACTTCGGCATTATACGGATTGAGGAATGCGTATATGTCGGCCTTCGGTGGGGGCTCCTTGTACGAGAGAATACTTATGCCCAGCTGCATGAAGGGCACAGTGAAATCCACCACCGACCGACGCGCCTGGGTTATGGTCAAGTCACAGATTCCGATTTGGGCATTCtattaagaaaaattattaagaaatattaGAATGTGCAAGATGATACATGAAATAAGTATATTATTCCTTACATTATCAATCAGTTGCCGGATTATACCATCCCATTCATCTGTGTTCGCATCGTAGCTTCCATATTTGTTATCCCTAACTGGCTCAAAGTTAAAATCGAACTTGCACTCTTGGGCCAACAAGTAAATCAAATCCACGGCGTAGCCCTCAAAGCGTTCGTTTCCCTCGAAGTGGACTCCTTCAGGCTCCTCTCTGGAAAAAAGTTAACATTTGTATACCAATTTCAATATGATAAGATAGACTAAATAAGTCCCTTGATGACATAACATCATATAAACTAACCGCCAGCTGAAGTAGGGTTTGCCCACCCGTGTGGCCACTGTGTATTTGATGGGTTTTTGCGAGAAATCCTCTTTGGTCTGGAGTCTTTTCTGCTTAAGGGCTTGAGTTGAGTTCTCCCTCAGTTTTTCAAAGTCCACCAGCTGAAACTCCTTGTTCCATATGTGAGTTACGCGATCAATGATGGGATTGTAAACCTCAAGATTAAAATCTTCTCGCTGGCCTTCGGCATTTATCTGTAGTCTTTGTGTTTTGAAGGGAGGTTTCGCCAGCTTTGGGGAAATCTGCAAAATTACCCAACACAATTAATACAGTGAACTCAAATTATATCAAAGCGGTAGAAGTACGGGGTATACTATGTTCGTTGACATGTCCGCAAGTACGTCCGTTCGTCCGTTTCTCCGTCTGTCCTTATAGATAAATACAAAAGTATTCTTGCCTGTTTCATTTGCTCCACCAGACGAGGTCCTGGCTGCCAGAAGCCACGTCCGCAGCTGAAGTTGGGTATGTAAAACCCGGGAAGTTGACTTATTTCCAAGAGAGCATTGTAGAACAGCACAACAGAATCATAAATCAGCTGACTTTCAAGTGAAGAAAACTATAAATAcaaaggaaaaatgaaatgagcACAGCATATGGCGACTTGTATTCTGCGATTCTACCCGGGTATCCACACTGTTGTCAAACACATCTATTTCATCGTGAACTGGCGGAGGCACATAGGTTCGTATCCTGACAGCCGCCACCGAGACGGTGAAGTCCCGTGAGTAGAATTGATCAATGCCGCTT from Drosophila yakuba strain Tai18E2 chromosome 2L, Prin_Dyak_Tai18E2_2.1, whole genome shotgun sequence includes these protein-coding regions:
- the LOC6528134 gene encoding glutamate receptor ionotropic, kainate 2, producing the protein MHGLQLLVLLALALSSGANEDNLVVKIGAIFFDTELKLAEAFSAALEEVNAVNGALKLEAIKRYVTVDDSIVLQDISCDLIGSGVAAIFGPSSKTNSDIVEVLCNMTGIPHLQFDWHPQQSSRERINHQLTVNVAPMELFLSAAFSDILASKSFDWKSFTIAYERSSHLIRLQHILAWKQLHKAGIKMQEFERGDDYRILWKRINDAREKFVLLDCPSDILVDVVNASIGYNMTGSFNHLFLTNLDTHISGIDQFYSRDFTVSVAAVRIRTYVPPPVHDEIDVFDNSVDTRFSSLESQLIYDSVVLFYNALLEISQLPGFYIPNFSCGRGFWQPGPRLVEQMKQISPKLAKPPFKTQRLQINAEGQREDFNLEVYNPIIDRVTHIWNKEFQLVDFEKLRENSTQALKQKRLQTKEDFSQKPIKYTVATRVGKPYFSWREEPEGVHFEGNERFEGYAVDLIYLLAQECKFDFNFEPVRDNKYGSYDANTDEWDGIIRQLIDNNAQIGICDLTITQARRSVVDFTVPFMQLGISILSYKEPPPKADIYAFLNPYNAEVWLFVMIAMMITAFALIFTGRIDQFEWDQPVENVNHELERQNIWHLSNTMWLVLGSILNQGCDLLPRGVPMRLLTAFWWIFALLISQTYIAKLAAFITSAKIAGDIGSLHDLVDQNKVQFGTIRGGATSVYFSESNDTENRMAWNKMLSFKPDAFTKNNEEGVDRVKLSKGTYAFLMETTNLQYYVERNCELTQIGESFGEKHYGIAVPLNADFRSNLSVGILRLSERGELFKLRNKWFTSNESICDSNLPTIDDGQFDMDSLSGLFVVLIVGVIVGLVIGVAEFLWHVQRISVKEKIPPMLALKAEFYFVIRFWLTRKPLHTYRQSRDSTSTGYSSLEQITSASSAKKKKKTRRLEK